One Insulibacter thermoxylanivorax genomic window, CCGCTCCATCGGCGACGGCAACCCGGGAGCGGCGAACCTGTGGAGTGCGGCGGGTTATCGCTTCGGCTTGTTGGGCGTCCTGTTCGACTTCATGAAGGGGTACTTGCCCATCTCCATCGTCGTGAATTCCGGACTGGCAAGCGGTGATCAGCTGATCCCCGTCGTTCTGGCGCCGATTGCTGGACACGCCTTCACGCCCTTCTTGAAATTTAACGGCGGCAAGAGCCTGGCCGTTACCTTCGGCGTATGGAGCGCACTCACAGAATTCCGTGCATCCCTGGCTTATGCGCTGATCCTCGCCGTGCTTCTGCTGCTGACGATCGCGATGAAGAACGGCGCGATGCCGACCAGCGATGAGAACGGGCTGATGACGACGGCAGGATTCGTGCTGATGGGCATCTACCTGTACTATGCCGGATACCCTTCCTATGTCATCTGGATCTGGCTCGGCAACTTCCTGCTCTTATTCTGGAAGAACCGCGTCGGCATTGCGCAGCTGATCCGAGCAAAGCTCAAGGACAGGGAAGAAGAGTATACGCATTCTGCTTAGTGGATGGCATGCTGAGTCGACAATGTTTGTCGTCCCACGCAATTTTGCTGCTGTTGTCCATGCTGAGACGATAGGATTTGTTGTCTGGCACGTCGATCCCGTATCTGCATGAGCTGCATCAACAAACTTTGTCGTCTCACGATCCAATCTCGCTTCCGTACGGCTGAATCAACATATTTTATCGTCTCTCACATGCGTCCCCGCCCCTTCCCATGTTGAATCGACAAAGATTGCCGTCTCATGCACCAATCCGATTCCGTGTACCTTTCCCACCATCGTACATGACAAGTCGGCAGTTATTGCCGGCCTCATACGGCACTTATTTCCGGCACTTATTGCCTTCTCACGCATCACGCATCGAGCTCTCGAGCAGCCTTCCTCTTCCATGTGAAGGGCAGATAGAGCAGCAAGAACAACACCACGGCCACGACTTCCAAGGAGAGGATGTACCAGGGATGCGGGCCGAGCAGATCCAGCAGCGACGGGGTGTCGGGTTTGCGGGAGACGAACATATAGTTG contains:
- a CDS encoding glycerol-3-phosphate acyltransferase, which produces MTIMITLVCFLIGSLMFSYWIGRMLKVDIRSIGDGNPGAANLWSAAGYRFGLLGVLFDFMKGYLPISIVVNSGLASGDQLIPVVLAPIAGHAFTPFLKFNGGKSLAVTFGVWSALTEFRASLAYALILAVLLLLTIAMKNGAMPTSDENGLMTTAGFVLMGIYLYYAGYPSYVIWIWLGNFLLLFWKNRVGIAQLIRAKLKDREEEYTHSA